The genomic region TTTGCCTCGGCCAGCAACTTATCCGCCAGATCGACGGCAACCACTTTTCCTTGAGGTCCCACCTTGATCGCCGCCGGCAAGGCCGAGGCTCCCGTCCCGGAGCATACGTCCAGCACATGTTCTCCGGGAACAAGATTCAACCGCGCCACCGTACTGCTGCCGAAGCGGTTCCAGAAGGAATTGGCCGGATGGTCGAACAAATCGGCCGCCGCGTTGTAAGCATGAGTCGTTTGGGTCTTGGCTTCTTCGAAGGTATTCATTGAAATTCTCTGTCTTGGCAGCTCGATTTTTTTGCTTGTAAAATCTTGCATGTTTCATTATTTGAATGTCAAGAGCATAATAAAGAGAAAATATTGATCGGAGATTCGGTTATGTATTGTCCGGGTAAGGGATTCGTTCTGGTTAAACCGGATGTATGGCATGGTCTGAAATCGATTGGAGTACTGATCGCAAGATGATGCCATAGAGCCTTTTAATGCTGAAAAACTGATAACCACAACCCTGTGAGGAGACTGCAATGATGATCGTTCGTACAACAGTCCTGTTACTTTTAGTATCTTCTGCAACCATACCCTCATACGCTGAGGCACAAGGGCTGGAAGCGGAAATTCAAGCGCTCAAAACTTACTGTAAGGCTGACATTGAGAGGCTATGTCCTAATGTGGAGCCGGGCGGCGGTCGGATCAAGGCCTGTTTAAAGGCGCAAATGGATGGAGTAACGGTGGGTTGCGCTAAGGCTTTAAAGGAATTAAAGGAAATGAAGCAATCCAAATAACCTGAGTTCGAGGGCTAGCCATTAAACCGATTGACGCTGATCAATAAAAGGGTGGGGTTGTCTTCATCGAGGCCATAAGCGACGATGCCGGCCATCAGGTTAACCAGGAAGTTGGCAACGGAGCGGTGGCGGGCGTGTTCGATTCGGCCAAGTTTTTCAATGGGCCGAAGACCGTTTCGAGCAATATACGGCGGCGCAGGATGGCTTTCTCGAAACCGGTGCGGGGGCACGGATTTCCTATTTTTCCTAAGCGGCGTCGTGAGGTGGATAGCTTGTTCGGCCAAAGCCGAAGAAGCTTTCAAAGGGCTCAAACATCGGCTTTATCCGGAACAATTCACCGGCGGATTCCCCGAACCGCCCCGTCGAATATCCGCGCCAAAATTTTTCCCGTCCATCGGGCCGAAACCCTGGCGCCGAAGCAAAAACCGCACGCTATTTTCCTGCGCCAGCTACACCCTTCGGTCACTGAACGCCGGGTTCATCCAATGCCTGCCGCACGGTCCATTTCATTCCGGCAAGCAAATCGCATTAAAAATCTGGGCGGCATTATTGTTCAAGGTTTGCGACAGCATGGATCACTTGAAATCACGCAGGCGCCGGCTACGATATGATTCTCAGAGTGGTATAGTGGATATGCTCCCCTTTTTTCCAATGTACCGTCTGACTGAAAATTAAGTTTTACGGCTTTTCAACCGTTAAATTGTAAGTGATATTTTGCGACTGGCCTGCAGTGAACTGCAAAGCATGTTGGCCCTGTTGAAGAGGCGGCAACATGACCCAATAGCCGTCAGAAACTATTGGATAGCCGTTGAGATCGCTGGAATCAGCCCCGAAGACGTTGTCCGTTGGGAACGTCGCGGTGAAAACAGGCGATTGACTCCTGATTATCGGGGTGCTGCTATTAAATATGATCGGTTGCCCATCTAAAGTGGCAGAAACATTATCAGTGAGCACTTGAGCCATCGCATTCTCACGATACACTGTTTCGGTATTATTCGGATCGTCCCATAGAGAATTAATCCATACACCGTTGGAAATCGGGAAAAAGACGTACTTACTTTTGGGAACAGTACAATTCCTGATAATCGGGTCGGCTGCCCCGCCCCAAACCCCCGCTAAAAACCAAACCTGTCCCTTCTGGCCCACGTTACAATTAGCCCCCGTTTGATCAAGCATCAGATTTGATGCTGTCGTGATTGCCAATGACCATTGCCACCATTTTACTGACCATTCACCTATGGTTTTACCTAACACCTTGGGCTTGCCCCCCGCAAAGCTTACCGATGGGGCCGCTATTCCAGCGGTTATCAGGCTGATGTAAAGTGCCCATACCATAACTTTGGATGATTTTTTAAACATAGCTGTTCCCTTTCTAATAATTATTTGAAAATGCATAATTCGCAATGATCGATAACGCCGCTATTTTTGCGAAAACTTGTTTTGGGCATCCCAGCCCTCGGCAATCGCTCCTGCGTTGCTAAGCCACAGGGATGTGGCGAATGCAGAAAACGCACGGAGCGGTTTTCTGCCTATCTCCTGCATAAGCCACATGGATGTGGTGGATGCAGAGATTGCACGACTGCATGGATGCAGGAAATAGGAAAACGCAAGGAGCGGTTGTCGAGGAGCAAATCTCTGCCGGGGCAGTCGTGGATCTCGGCAACCCCCGGCGAGATGACGGCTTAACTTAACGGCATTGGGACAGATTGGAGGACTCGCAGGCAAGCCGAAAGGTAAAGATCTTGGCCGCATGACTTAGAATCGATTGCCGAGGATATGCCGAAAATCAAAAGATTGTGGTTAGTCAGGCTAAAGAGGGTGATGCTCGGATGGCAAAAGTCTTAATTGATCGGACATGTCCGTCGCTAAAATCCCAAGCTTTGTCCCTATCCTTGCCGGTTAATGGTTCCCTGGTGGGACAGGGCAGCGAGATTATCAAGACCATCCTGCCGGACAGATACCGCCGGACACGACAGTCTGTTAATCAAGGTATTGGCGAACGATAAATTGATTGAGCTACGAGAGCTAACTGAAAAATAAACAAGAATATGGTGGGGGGTCAGGGACTCGAACCCTGGACCTATGGATTAAGAGTCCTATTATAATATGTTTTATCCAGTTTAACGTCCTTTTACAAACCTATACAAAACAATACATTAAGCCTATAATTCCCTTAACGGTGCTACGCTGAATTTAGCGAAATTTAACCGAAAGCGTAGCACCGGCGTAGCACCGAGATAAAAACGTAGCACCGAGGGCATTATATGGAAACCCATTTCAGCTTTACCAAACCACTTCTTGAAAATTTGCCGGCGCTGGCGCCTGGCGAACGCGTCATCTATCACGACACACACAAAAACGCCGCCGGGCTCCAACTTCGCGCCACCACCACGGCTAAAACTTTCTTTGTGCAAAAGAGAGTAAACGGCGCCCCGCAGCGCGTCACCCTGGGGCGATTTCCTGACATGACCATAGAGCAAGCCCGCAAACAAGCGGCGGTGGCCGCGGCCAGTATTGCCAATGGTGCGAACCCACGCGCCGAAAAGAAACGCCGCAAACTCGAATCCAAGACGCTGCGTGAGGTCATGGCCGATTATCTGGAGGCCCGAAAAAATCTCAAGCCCCTTACCAAGGCCGATATTGAAAAATCTTTAAATGAAGTGTGTCCGGAATGGATGGACAAACCATTAACCAGAATCACACCGGATGCGGTAAAGAAACGTCATCAAGACCACGGCGAACAACGCAGCCAAGCCCGCGCTAACCTTGCCATGCGTTATTTGCGGGCGCTGTTCAATTTTGCCGCCGCCGAATATCAGGACGACTCAGGAAAGCCCTTAATCGACATTAACCCGGTCAAAAAGCTTTCGCAGATCAAAGCCTGGTATCGCGTGGACAGGCGGCAAACGGTTATTAAATCTCATGAGCTGGGGGCATGGGTTAATGCCGTCCTGGACTTGCCCGGGCCGGATATCCGCGATTATTTTTTGACCGTGCTGCTCACCGGCATGAGACGGACCGAGGCGCTTGAGTTGATGTGGCGCGATGTGGATATGACCGCTCAAACATTCACCGTGCGCGACCCGAAGAACCGGCAGGACCACACCTTGCCGATGTCGGACTATTTACTTGAGCTGTTCGCCCGGCGAAAAGCGGCGGCGGCTTCCGATTTTGTGTTTGCCGATGCCAAAGGGCGGCGCATATCCAACTTTAGACGCGCTCAGGCGGCAGTCACCAAAGCCACCGGCATAAGCTTCTGTATTCATGACTTACGGCGCACCTTTGCCACTGTTGCCGAATCGCTGGATATTCCAGCCTATGCACTCAAGCGGCTCCTTAACCATGCCAACGGCGCGGACGTGACCGCCGGTTACATCGTGGCGAATGTCGAGAGACTACGCGACCCCATGCAAAAAATAACCGACTACGTTTTAAAGGCGGCTGGAGTGAAAGAGACGGCGGAAGTTATTCCGCTGCGTAAGATGGGTTAAGTAGCAAGTGTTATGACAGATAATAAACCAAAGCGTGGC from Methylosarcina fibrata AML-C10 harbors:
- a CDS encoding cysteine rich repeat-containing protein: MMIVRTTVLLLLVSSATIPSYAEAQGLEAEIQALKTYCKADIERLCPNVEPGGGRIKACLKAQMDGVTVGCAKALKELKEMKQSK
- a CDS encoding tyrosine-type recombinase/integrase, with the protein product METHFSFTKPLLENLPALAPGERVIYHDTHKNAAGLQLRATTTAKTFFVQKRVNGAPQRVTLGRFPDMTIEQARKQAAVAAASIANGANPRAEKKRRKLESKTLREVMADYLEARKNLKPLTKADIEKSLNEVCPEWMDKPLTRITPDAVKKRHQDHGEQRSQARANLAMRYLRALFNFAAAEYQDDSGKPLIDINPVKKLSQIKAWYRVDRRQTVIKSHELGAWVNAVLDLPGPDIRDYFLTVLLTGMRRTEALELMWRDVDMTAQTFTVRDPKNRQDHTLPMSDYLLELFARRKAAAASDFVFADAKGRRISNFRRAQAAVTKATGISFCIHDLRRTFATVAESLDIPAYALKRLLNHANGADVTAGYIVANVERLRDPMQKITDYVLKAAGVKETAEVIPLRKMG